A segment of the Elaeis guineensis isolate ETL-2024a chromosome 6, EG11, whole genome shotgun sequence genome:
ATTGCTAACTTGCCCTtatctgaagaagaagaagaagaagaagaatctgaTAAGACTTCAGGCTGATGTGCAGGACCCACTTTAGGAGGAGATGGACCATCAATTCCTGCAGGTGCACAACCAAAGCAGATGAAGGAAGCACATCCACAAGAAGATTGTTTCTTCCTTGAAGCCAGCTGAAATTCTGTCTCAACTTCCTGCTCGACCAGTTGATACTGAGTCCACGGTGAAACTCTCATTGGCCTTTCTTCATAACTCCGGCCAAGGAACAGAAGGGCAAGGCCTTTGCTATAccctgatgctgaagaagaaaaaaatcctcCTCCTTCCACAGCCAATAGCATTTCCACTTCTCATCCGGACTGCATAAACCAAGTTTCTTCTAGCTCCCCAAGTAGCAACTCTTCCTTTTATCCATCAATAAACCACACTGCATGTAAGCTCACACAGAAAACAAAATTAATAACGCTTCTATCAATCTTTTATATAATGTATATGGTTGAGAACATCAGGTTTCCCATCTAAATAATATTCAACTTTTTATTC
Coding sequences within it:
- the LOC105047728 gene encoding uncharacterized protein isoform X1, which translates into the protein MLLAVEGGGFFSSSASGYSKGLALLFLGRSYEERPMRVSPWTQYQLVEQEVETEFQLASRKKQSSCGCASFICFGCAPAGIDGPSPPKVGPAHQPEVLSDSSSSSSSSDKGKLAINDPVNGNGRNTCLKSNLKRPSTDCSAVVTEADDAQASVEEMPNNTSCCVERRKVQWTDACGKELAEIREFEVRYVWLLNIGR
- the LOC105047728 gene encoding uncharacterized protein isoform X2 encodes the protein MLLAVEGGGFFSSSASGYSKGLALLFLGRSYEERPMRVSPWTQYQLVEQEVETEFQLASRKKQSSCGCASFICFGCAPAGIDGPSPPKVGPAHQPEVLSDSSSSSSSSDKGKLAINDPVNGNGRNTCLKSNLKRPSTDCSAVVTEADDAQASVEEMPNNTSCCVERRKVQWTDACGKELAEIREFEVSDDGSSDEEFEHQGIRRCECVIQ